Proteins encoded within one genomic window of Haladaptatus sp. QDMS2:
- a CDS encoding ABC transporter substrate-binding protein: protein MAPNNERRKFLKGLGAAGIAGLAGCIGSPGDDGTTTTGDGGGNGTGTTDGGGGNGGGDGGPDIITVIGYPESGIQLFRDYYNLSDGSEQILVPDGLQSTTLPDQVGNDMANVTGTAPAAGGPNQEAFSQLFQDEFNAAPSVFTSQSYDSVALLILANVAAGENNGTSIRDQMRRVANPEGEEFGPANLSEAVEAVAAGDDINYQGASSATNFNELGDPASAAYSIWEFDRANQTTPTLETQSFEGDNPEGSGAMADSAPGGTDREVKVGILLPETGDLAAVGRPMISAARLPALQINDANPAGISVDAQVEDTQTSPDSGVAAAQSLVNAGYPAVCGSASSGVNVPVSQQVFIPNQVVGCSPSSTALSVSNLDDDDYIFRTAPSDFLQGRVMAQVASERLGGASAATLFVNNDYGQQLSDRFADVFESQFGGTITNKVAFNIGESSYTSVIEQVLGQ from the coding sequence ATGGCACCAAATAACGAACGCCGTAAATTCCTCAAGGGACTCGGCGCAGCAGGGATTGCTGGATTGGCCGGCTGTATCGGCAGCCCAGGCGACGACGGAACGACGACGACGGGTGATGGCGGTGGAAACGGAACCGGTACCACAGATGGTGGCGGTGGCAACGGTGGCGGCGATGGTGGCCCCGACATCATCACGGTCATTGGCTATCCCGAATCCGGTATCCAACTGTTTCGTGACTACTACAACCTGAGCGATGGAAGTGAACAGATCCTCGTTCCCGACGGATTGCAATCGACCACGCTTCCGGACCAGGTCGGTAACGACATGGCGAACGTAACCGGGACGGCTCCCGCGGCGGGCGGTCCGAACCAGGAAGCGTTCAGCCAACTATTCCAGGACGAGTTCAACGCGGCACCGTCCGTGTTCACCTCTCAGTCGTACGACTCGGTCGCACTCCTCATTCTCGCGAACGTCGCTGCCGGCGAGAACAACGGCACGTCGATTCGCGACCAGATGCGCCGTGTTGCAAATCCGGAAGGTGAAGAGTTCGGTCCAGCGAACCTCTCGGAGGCAGTCGAGGCCGTTGCCGCAGGCGACGACATCAACTACCAGGGTGCATCCTCTGCGACGAACTTCAACGAGCTGGGTGACCCAGCGTCCGCAGCCTACTCCATCTGGGAGTTCGACCGCGCGAACCAGACCACGCCCACGCTCGAAACGCAGAGCTTCGAGGGTGACAACCCAGAAGGCTCCGGCGCGATGGCCGACTCGGCCCCCGGCGGCACGGACCGCGAAGTAAAAGTCGGAATCCTCCTGCCCGAGACCGGTGACCTCGCGGCAGTCGGGCGACCGATGATCAGCGCAGCACGCCTCCCGGCACTGCAAATCAACGACGCGAACCCGGCTGGTATCTCCGTCGATGCACAGGTCGAAGACACGCAGACGTCGCCCGACTCCGGTGTCGCAGCGGCACAGTCGCTCGTCAACGCCGGCTACCCGGCCGTCTGTGGGTCCGCCTCGTCCGGTGTGAACGTCCCTGTCTCACAGCAGGTGTTCATCCCGAACCAGGTCGTCGGTTGCTCGCCGTCCTCGACGGCGCTGTCCGTCTCGAACCTGGACGACGACGACTACATCTTCCGGACGGCACCGTCCGACTTCCTGCAGGGCCGTGTCATGGCACAGGTCGCCTCCGAACGCCTCGGGGGAGCCTCCGCTGCGACGCTGTTCGTCAACAACGACTACGGCCAGCAGCTGTCCGACCGCTTCGCGGACGTCTTCGAGAGCCAGTTCGGCGGCACCATCACGAACAAGGTGGCGTTCAACATCGGCGAGTCCTCGTACACGTCGGTCATCGAGCAAGTCCTCGGTCAGTAA
- a CDS encoding ABC transporter ATP-binding protein produces MSLLEVRDLDAGYGKDLQILHDVEMEVGNSEYVTIVGPNGAGKSTVMKSVFGLTTHMGGSVEFKDEEISGLRPEEIIHKGIGYVPQNENIFPTLTVQENLEMGAYILEEVPQDALNAVYERFPILKERKNQKAGTMSGGQRQMLAMGRALMLEPELLLLDEPSAGLAPDLVMEMFDKIDEINDAGTAIMMVEQNAKEALRRCDRGYVLANGRNRFMDTGEALLGDQEVRQEFLGG; encoded by the coding sequence ATGAGCCTGCTCGAAGTCCGCGACTTGGACGCCGGCTACGGCAAGGACCTCCAGATTCTCCACGACGTGGAGATGGAAGTCGGCAATAGCGAATACGTGACCATCGTCGGCCCGAACGGCGCGGGCAAATCGACGGTGATGAAGTCGGTGTTCGGGCTCACCACCCACATGGGCGGGAGCGTCGAGTTCAAAGACGAGGAGATTTCGGGACTGCGACCGGAGGAGATTATCCACAAGGGCATCGGCTACGTCCCACAGAACGAGAACATCTTCCCGACGCTCACGGTTCAGGAGAACCTGGAGATGGGCGCGTACATCTTAGAGGAGGTCCCACAGGACGCCCTCAACGCGGTGTACGAACGCTTTCCCATCCTCAAGGAGCGAAAGAACCAGAAGGCGGGGACGATGTCCGGTGGTCAGCGCCAGATGCTCGCAATGGGTCGGGCGCTCATGCTCGAACCCGAACTCCTCTTGCTCGACGAGCCGTCCGCGGGCCTCGCCCCGGACCTCGTAATGGAGATGTTCGACAAAATCGACGAAATCAACGACGCTGGCACGGCCATCATGATGGTTGAACAGAACGCGAAAGAAGCCCTCCGGCGGTGTGACCGCGGCTACGTGCTCGCGAACGGCCGCAACCGCTTCATGGACACGGGCGAGGCGCTCCTCGGCGACCAGGAAGTGCGCCAGGAGTTCCTCGGCGGTTAA
- a CDS encoding ABC transporter ATP-binding protein, translated as MSDTEQVAQPVVDGPDLTEYPLEVEGLYKSFGGIQAVNGATFKIERGTMTGLIGPNGAGKSTTFNLIMGTHKPDAGTVHFNGRDITGHPAHEIANSGLVRTFQIARELADMTVLENMMLAPKYQKGEALWRSVLPFARNEVIEQEEELLDRAWGMLEFFEIDHLAEEYAGNLSGGQRKLLEMARALLTDPDMLLLDEPFAGVNPSLEKRLLKHIHELREQGYTFLIVEHDIDLIMNNTSHVIVMHQGKVLTEGPPEEVKANEDVIEAYLGGTV; from the coding sequence ATGAGCGACACAGAACAAGTTGCACAACCGGTAGTAGACGGCCCAGACCTCACCGAATACCCCCTCGAAGTCGAAGGTCTGTATAAGTCCTTCGGCGGTATTCAGGCAGTAAACGGTGCCACGTTCAAAATCGAACGCGGCACGATGACCGGCCTCATCGGGCCGAACGGGGCTGGCAAGTCCACCACGTTCAACCTCATCATGGGGACGCACAAGCCGGACGCTGGCACCGTCCATTTCAACGGACGCGACATCACGGGTCATCCGGCCCACGAAATCGCGAACAGCGGCCTCGTGCGCACCTTCCAGATTGCCCGCGAGCTCGCGGACATGACCGTCTTAGAGAACATGATGCTCGCCCCAAAGTACCAGAAGGGCGAAGCGCTCTGGCGCTCTGTGCTACCGTTCGCGCGAAACGAGGTCATCGAGCAGGAAGAAGAATTACTCGACCGCGCGTGGGGCATGCTCGAATTCTTCGAAATCGACCACCTCGCAGAGGAGTACGCTGGAAACCTCTCTGGTGGCCAGCGAAAACTGCTCGAAATGGCGCGGGCGCTGCTCACCGACCCGGACATGCTCCTGCTCGACGAACCGTTCGCCGGGGTCAACCCGTCGCTCGAAAAGCGCCTGCTCAAGCACATTCACGAACTGCGTGAGCAGGGCTACACCTTCCTCATCGTCGAACACGACATCGACCTCATCATGAACAACACCTCCCACGTCATCGTGATGCACCAGGGGAAGGTGCTCACTGAAGGCCCACCGGAGGAGGTAAAGGCGAACGAGGACGTCATCGAAGCCTACCTCGGAGGAACCGTATGA
- a CDS encoding branched-chain amino acid ABC transporter permease → MSGKDIIDNEKAALAELWERDIVKVAAVFGLIYLAYIISGILLGNPVRGQINAIANLTFYIGVFALLALALNLHWGYTGLFNIGIAGFMAIAIYTMAMVSKPATVQAGSSLTPGLGLPIWVGILAGMAAAAIFGFVVALPALKLRADYFAIVTIAFSEIIRFAYLSGTFQKFTLFGLTTGTGGGSGLILNFTDPLQAFLETVFLWDIYLGIVSVFGTIIPDNPKPVVDNFAYGLMLLLFVGMFYWLMKRTGESPFGRVLKAIREDEDAANALGKNTNRFKIKSFMLGCALIGLGGILWLMGSGSVTPNFFLPRITFYVWIALIIGGAGSNTGSVLGGAVFAALLFQGPLYAKNLLQTALDIPQRGPPNFGQAIGPLFSNFDPMPFIIYTLNSINTLQLVFMGLVLIWLMHNRPEGMLGHRKEIAASIDLGRPETTKKPTVTDGGDDQ, encoded by the coding sequence ATGAGCGGAAAAGACATCATCGACAACGAGAAGGCAGCACTCGCAGAGCTCTGGGAGCGCGACATCGTCAAGGTCGCGGCAGTCTTCGGGCTCATCTATCTCGCCTACATCATCAGCGGGATATTGCTCGGAAATCCGGTTCGCGGGCAGATTAACGCCATCGCCAACCTAACGTTCTACATCGGCGTCTTCGCGCTGCTGGCGCTCGCGCTCAACCTCCACTGGGGGTACACCGGACTGTTCAACATCGGCATCGCGGGCTTCATGGCCATCGCGATTTACACGATGGCGATGGTCTCGAAACCGGCGACCGTGCAGGCGGGGTCGTCGCTTACCCCCGGACTGGGGCTTCCCATCTGGGTCGGCATCCTCGCAGGCATGGCGGCGGCGGCCATCTTCGGCTTCGTCGTCGCGTTGCCGGCGCTGAAACTCCGTGCTGACTACTTTGCAATCGTGACGATTGCGTTCTCAGAAATCATCCGCTTTGCCTACCTCTCTGGAACCTTCCAGAAGTTCACCCTGTTTGGACTGACCACGGGGACGGGTGGCGGCAGCGGCCTCATCCTCAACTTCACCGACCCGCTTCAGGCGTTTCTCGAGACGGTGTTCCTCTGGGACATCTACCTCGGAATCGTCTCTGTGTTCGGCACGATCATCCCCGACAATCCGAAACCGGTCGTGGACAACTTCGCCTACGGCCTGATGTTGCTCCTGTTCGTGGGCATGTTCTACTGGCTCATGAAGCGGACTGGTGAGTCACCGTTCGGGCGTGTCCTCAAGGCGATTCGCGAGGACGAAGACGCAGCAAACGCACTCGGGAAGAACACCAATCGGTTCAAGATTAAGTCCTTCATGCTCGGGTGTGCGCTCATCGGCCTCGGCGGCATCCTCTGGCTGATGGGGTCGGGGTCGGTGACGCCGAACTTCTTCCTACCGCGCATCACGTTCTACGTGTGGATTGCGCTCATCATCGGCGGTGCCGGGTCGAACACCGGCAGCGTCCTCGGCGGCGCGGTGTTCGCCGCGCTCCTGTTCCAGGGACCACTCTACGCGAAGAACTTGCTGCAGACGGCACTCGACATCCCACAGCGCGGGCCGCCGAACTTCGGGCAGGCCATCGGGCCGCTGTTCTCGAACTTCGACCCGATGCCGTTCATCATCTACACGCTGAACAGCATCAACACGCTACAGCTCGTGTTCATGGGCCTCGTGCTCATCTGGCTGATGCACAACCGCCCCGAGGGAATGCTCGGCCACCGCAAGGAGATTGCGGCGAGCATCGACCTCGGGCGACCTGAGACGACCAAGAAGCCGACGGTGACCGACGGAGGCGACGACCAATGA
- a CDS encoding branched-chain amino acid ABC transporter permease, giving the protein MGIAETYTRGRRFVIEQPFALLVGFVFVLMIIDLLDGLATGRIQFSRVGTLVWDGLMQGLVIGLAGIGLSMTYSILNFANFAHGDYITSGAFAGWATTYVIAGFGTRDIGSLVLVGAGGSVFGGALGIGITATPLAIIIGMVVAGVFSVALALLIDRFVYRPMRAEEGIALLITSIGVAFAIRYLILFVFTSDVRGTTDAGNVPEFAPYFVDGAVKITAHDVTLVVASVGLMLGVHLLLQRTKLGKAMRAMADNKDLARITGIPTEEVIRATWIIGGGLTGVAGYVFILWKGTISFNDGWLLLLLIFAAVILGGIGSVYGAIAGGLVIGLAASVSVIWIPSEFARAAAFIVMILVLLFKPSGLFSGRATA; this is encoded by the coding sequence ATGGGTATAGCAGAAACTTACACGCGTGGACGGCGGTTTGTCATAGAGCAACCGTTCGCGCTACTGGTCGGATTCGTTTTCGTCCTCATGATCATCGACCTCCTCGATGGACTGGCGACGGGTCGAATCCAATTTTCACGGGTTGGGACCCTCGTATGGGACGGCCTCATGCAGGGTCTCGTCATCGGGCTCGCCGGTATCGGCCTCTCGATGACGTACAGCATTTTGAACTTCGCAAACTTCGCACACGGTGATTACATCACGAGCGGCGCGTTTGCCGGCTGGGCGACGACGTACGTCATCGCCGGATTCGGCACGAGAGACATTGGCTCGCTCGTCCTCGTCGGTGCGGGTGGCTCCGTGTTCGGCGGGGCGCTCGGCATCGGCATCACGGCGACACCGCTCGCCATCATCATCGGGATGGTCGTCGCGGGCGTCTTTTCGGTAGCGCTCGCCCTATTAATCGACCGTTTCGTCTACCGGCCAATGCGAGCAGAAGAAGGCATCGCCTTGCTCATCACGAGCATCGGGGTGGCCTTCGCGATTCGCTACCTCATACTGTTCGTGTTCACCTCGGACGTGCGCGGAACGACTGACGCCGGCAACGTGCCGGAATTTGCCCCGTACTTCGTCGACGGGGCGGTCAAAATCACCGCGCACGACGTCACACTGGTCGTCGCGAGCGTCGGACTGATGCTCGGCGTCCACTTGCTGCTCCAGCGAACGAAGCTGGGCAAGGCAATGCGTGCGATGGCTGACAATAAAGACCTCGCACGGATTACGGGAATCCCGACAGAGGAAGTCATTCGGGCGACCTGGATTATCGGCGGCGGTCTCACCGGCGTCGCTGGCTACGTCTTCATCCTCTGGAAGGGGACTATTAGCTTCAACGACGGGTGGCTGCTGTTGCTGCTCATCTTCGCCGCAGTCATCCTCGGCGGCATCGGTTCGGTGTACGGCGCAATCGCCGGTGGCCTCGTCATCGGCCTCGCGGCGTCCGTCTCCGTCATCTGGATTCCGTCCGAGTTCGCCCGGGCGGCCGCGTTCATCGTGATGATCCTGGTCTTGCTGTTCAAGCCAAGCGGCCTGTTCAGCGGGAGGGCAACGGCATGA
- the pgk gene encoding phosphoglycerate kinase: MIQTLDDLSVDGTTIGVRVDVNSPLSDDGSLADDARIRAHVDTLSELLSRGGRVVILAHQGRPGGEDFSGLEPHAERLNELLDFPISYCDGNFSENARDAIRALENGEGVLLENTRFYSEEYMEFDPEVAGQTHLVDRLVPVLDAFVNDAFAAAHRSQPSLVGFATRLPAYAGRVMEREIDVLGDIESAPTPRVYAVGGAKVNDSIDVAESVLERDLADTVLTTGVVGNVFLIANGIELGKASSEFILDEGYWDEVDRAGRLLDTYGHKIVLPRDVAVERDGERVEIPLADLPAGDDEPALDIGTRTVDLYSDIMANAGTVILNGPAGVFEMEQFAVGTKGIYNAATEAENSIVGGGDTAAALRRLGIEGFTHVSTGGGAALKMLTGEPLPAIEALER; the protein is encoded by the coding sequence ATGATTCAGACCCTCGACGACCTCTCCGTGGACGGAACCACGATTGGGGTGCGCGTCGACGTCAACAGTCCGCTCTCAGACGATGGCTCTCTCGCAGACGACGCGCGCATCCGGGCGCACGTGGACACTCTCTCTGAACTTCTCTCTCGCGGTGGGCGCGTCGTCATTCTCGCCCATCAGGGCAGACCGGGCGGTGAGGACTTCTCCGGGCTCGAACCACACGCAGAACGCTTGAACGAACTCCTCGACTTTCCCATCTCCTACTGTGACGGCAACTTTTCGGAGAACGCGCGCGACGCAATCCGGGCACTCGAAAACGGCGAGGGCGTCCTCCTCGAAAACACGCGCTTCTACAGCGAGGAGTACATGGAGTTCGACCCCGAGGTTGCCGGGCAGACCCACCTCGTCGACCGACTCGTCCCCGTCCTCGACGCGTTCGTGAACGACGCCTTCGCGGCCGCCCACCGCTCGCAACCCTCGCTCGTCGGATTCGCGACGCGCCTGCCCGCCTATGCGGGCCGCGTCATGGAGCGCGAAATCGACGTGCTCGGCGACATCGAGAGCGCCCCCACACCCCGAGTGTACGCCGTCGGCGGCGCGAAGGTGAACGACTCCATCGACGTCGCAGAGAGCGTCCTCGAACGCGACCTCGCCGACACGGTGCTCACCACGGGCGTCGTCGGGAACGTCTTCCTCATCGCAAACGGCATCGAACTCGGCAAGGCGAGTTCCGAGTTCATCTTAGACGAAGGGTACTGGGACGAAGTCGACCGCGCCGGCCGATTGCTCGATACCTACGGGCACAAAATCGTCCTCCCACGGGACGTGGCCGTTGAACGCGACGGCGAACGGGTCGAGATTCCACTCGCGGACCTCCCGGCAGGAGACGACGAACCAGCCCTCGACATCGGGACGCGCACGGTTGACCTCTACAGCGACATCATGGCGAACGCTGGAACGGTGATTCTGAACGGGCCGGCGGGCGTCTTCGAGATGGAGCAGTTCGCCGTTGGGACGAAGGGAATCTACAACGCGGCGACCGAAGCCGAAAACAGCATCGTCGGCGGCGGTGACACGGCAGCGGCCCTCAGACGACTCGGTATCGAGGGCTTCACCCACGTGAGCACCGGGGGCGGCGCGGCGCTCAAGATGTTGACCGGCGAACCACTGCCCGCCATCGAGGCGCTCGAACGCTGA
- a CDS encoding N-acetyltransferase — protein MELAVPDTEAVEVLTDLWIALATDQRSFGSHLLPEANRPTIRAAITRFVVADTIVVARDDDAILGFVMFDLETGIYQQDVTRGVVMNIFVRPEHRGQGVGSALLAEAESRLEAAGADTVTLDVMAANDRAIQFYERHGYAAHRIQLEKHIENDNHSKEQD, from the coding sequence ATGGAACTCGCGGTGCCGGACACGGAGGCCGTGGAGGTGCTCACCGACCTCTGGATAGCTCTCGCCACGGACCAGCGGTCGTTCGGGTCCCACCTGTTGCCAGAAGCCAACCGACCGACGATTCGGGCGGCAATCACCCGGTTCGTCGTCGCGGACACCATCGTCGTCGCCCGAGACGACGACGCGATTCTCGGATTCGTCATGTTCGACCTGGAAACCGGGATTTACCAGCAGGACGTGACTCGCGGCGTCGTCATGAACATCTTCGTCCGCCCGGAACACCGCGGGCAGGGCGTCGGGTCCGCACTCCTCGCGGAGGCGGAATCACGACTCGAAGCGGCGGGCGCGGACACGGTCACCCTCGACGTGATGGCCGCGAACGACCGAGCCATTCAGTTCTACGAACGCCACGGCTACGCCGCCCATCGAATCCAGTTGGAGAAGCACATCGAAAACGATAATCACTCAAAGGAGCAGGATTAA
- a CDS encoding CPBP family intramembrane glutamic endopeptidase, giving the protein MTYSKQRARPLPTVAIALVVAAIGLVAGVALSLGAIVVLSALGFSLAATQLLVISLVMTQGLAFGGVALLYLRFRGLPSSFIGARIPTLGDLGWVVGGYIAAILAALLGGVLIVLTGVQAASNQAAEFGIENPEALLLLIPASFLLIGPGEELLFRGVVQGTIRKALGPVPGVVLASAVFAAIHFFALTGGASARFVSIGILFLPALVFGFAYERTGNIVVPSLIHGTYNATLFSLLYLSLQFG; this is encoded by the coding sequence ATGACCTATTCGAAGCAGCGGGCCCGCCCGCTGCCGACTGTGGCGATCGCCCTGGTCGTCGCGGCCATTGGCCTCGTGGCTGGTGTCGCGCTCTCTCTCGGCGCAATCGTGGTGCTCTCTGCGCTCGGTTTCTCGCTGGCTGCGACCCAGTTGCTCGTCATCTCGCTCGTGATGACCCAGGGCCTCGCCTTCGGCGGTGTCGCCCTGCTATATCTCCGATTTCGCGGCCTTCCGAGCTCGTTCATCGGTGCCCGCATCCCAACCCTCGGCGACCTCGGCTGGGTCGTCGGTGGTTACATCGCGGCCATCCTCGCCGCGCTGCTCGGCGGCGTCCTCATCGTCCTGACGGGAGTCCAGGCCGCCTCGAACCAGGCGGCCGAATTCGGTATCGAGAACCCGGAAGCCCTCCTCCTGTTGATTCCGGCGTCCTTCCTCCTCATCGGGCCGGGCGAGGAACTCCTCTTTCGGGGGGTCGTGCAGGGGACGATTCGTAAAGCACTCGGGCCGGTTCCCGGCGTCGTCCTCGCGAGTGCGGTCTTCGCCGCGATTCACTTTTTCGCCCTCACGGGTGGCGCCAGTGCCCGGTTCGTGAGCATCGGGATTCTGTTCCTCCCGGCGCTGGTGTTCGGGTTCGCCTACGAGCGCACCGGAAACATCGTCGTCCCCTCGTTGATTCACGGGACGTACAACGCCACCTTGTTCTCGTTGCTCTACCTCTCGCTTCAGTTCGGCTGA
- a CDS encoding XapX domain-containing protein produces MDTVVVSLALATGFAAGALFAFLQIPIPAPPNLAGLMGIVGIYLGFKLVERFDVGFDLLSALGL; encoded by the coding sequence ATGGATACCGTCGTGGTCAGTCTTGCCCTCGCAACCGGATTCGCCGCTGGTGCGCTGTTCGCCTTCCTGCAGATTCCGATTCCCGCCCCGCCGAACCTCGCGGGCCTCATGGGCATCGTCGGCATCTACCTCGGATTCAAACTCGTAGAGCGCTTCGACGTGGGGTTCGACCTCCTCTCTGCGCTCGGCCTCTGA
- a CDS encoding DsrE family protein gives MNTVFHLSDGSDDAHGHALSNVENLLADDSIAVESVVLLTNGDGVSLSRTDGPRAERIDRLIRQGALIRVCLNSLRTRDMDASMLHPGVTVVPSGVGELTRLQSAGYAYIKTP, from the coding sequence GTGAACACCGTATTCCATCTCTCTGACGGGAGTGACGACGCACACGGTCACGCACTCAGCAACGTCGAGAATCTGCTCGCAGACGACTCCATCGCCGTCGAATCGGTCGTGTTGCTCACGAACGGCGACGGCGTCTCCCTCAGTCGAACGGACGGACCGCGTGCCGAACGAATCGACCGCCTCATCAGGCAGGGGGCGTTGATTCGCGTCTGTTTGAACTCGCTTCGCACTCGTGACATGGACGCCTCGATGCTCCATCCAGGAGTGACGGTCGTTCCCTCTGGGGTGGGCGAACTCACGCGGTTGCAGTCGGCGGGCTACGCCTATATAAAAACACCATGA
- a CDS encoding PadR family transcriptional regulator: MNDLTGFQRDLLYVISGHDKPHGLAIKEEVEEYYEKEIHHGRLYPNLDTLVDKGFVEKGELDRRTNYYDLSEKGRAAFEEREEWKAQYVDAE, encoded by the coding sequence ATGAATGACCTGACTGGTTTTCAGCGCGACCTGCTGTACGTAATCAGCGGGCACGACAAACCACACGGCCTCGCTATCAAAGAAGAAGTTGAGGAGTACTACGAGAAGGAGATTCACCACGGGCGACTCTACCCGAACCTCGACACGCTCGTCGACAAGGGATTCGTGGAGAAAGGTGAACTGGATCGCCGAACCAACTACTACGACCTGAGCGAGAAGGGCCGAGCCGCGTTTGAAGAACGCGAAGAGTGGAAGGCCCAGTACGTCGACGCTGAATAA
- a CDS encoding DsrE family protein has translation MTAAGLLFAAGCTGAGETQSTESSTTQSAKTSDQPDQTTTGTDEQTTEEPAEPPEMSTVFHLQTYGAEHERKALNNVENLRNDETVPVEDVVLVANSKAVNSLTSEGAEYPDRIKQLQTEMDVTFCACQNSMEAVGIAKGELLDDVKIVPSGVGEFTRLQTKGYAYIKVA, from the coding sequence GTGACAGCGGCAGGACTGCTGTTCGCCGCAGGCTGTACTGGCGCAGGCGAGACGCAATCGACTGAGTCGTCTACGACGCAGTCTGCAAAGACGAGCGACCAACCAGACCAAACCACGACCGGGACGGACGAACAGACCACCGAAGAACCAGCAGAACCCCCAGAAATGAGTACCGTTTTCCACCTCCAGACCTACGGCGCAGAGCACGAACGAAAGGCCCTCAACAACGTCGAGAACCTGCGAAACGACGAGACAGTCCCTGTAGAGGACGTCGTTCTCGTCGCCAATAGCAAGGCCGTCAACTCGCTCACGAGTGAGGGTGCGGAGTACCCAGACCGGATAAAACAGCTTCAGACTGAGATGGACGTTACGTTCTGTGCGTGTCAAAACTCGATGGAGGCGGTCGGTATCGCGAAAGGAGAGCTCCTCGATGACGTCAAAATCGTTCCGTCCGGTGTCGGGGAGTTTACCCGTCTCCAGACGAAGGGGTACGCCTACATCAAGGTCGCCTGA
- a CDS encoding metal-dependent hydrolase codes for MMATTHALVGAMLAAVTLFLAPEYTPVAVTAGLLGGVFPDFDLYWGHRQTLHYPVYFSIASFGAAIGALVYPSVWTIALAFFLLAAAAHSVMDIFGGGLELKPWQGISDRAVYDHFRGEWLPPRRWIRYDGAPEDMLLAGAMGLPALWLYDGVLEQVVLVALAVSLAYALVRKPIVYLAERLIPRVPTRYLERVPERFIRDFSR; via the coding sequence ATGATGGCAACGACCCACGCGCTCGTGGGAGCGATGTTGGCCGCTGTCACGCTGTTTCTCGCCCCTGAGTACACGCCAGTTGCAGTTACAGCAGGCCTCCTTGGCGGCGTCTTTCCGGATTTCGACCTCTACTGGGGGCACCGGCAGACGCTTCACTACCCAGTGTACTTCTCTATCGCCTCGTTCGGCGCGGCGATTGGTGCACTCGTGTACCCCTCGGTCTGGACGATTGCGCTCGCGTTCTTCCTGCTCGCGGCGGCCGCCCACTCGGTGATGGATATCTTCGGTGGCGGCCTCGAACTCAAGCCGTGGCAGGGCATCTCAGACCGGGCCGTCTACGACCACTTCCGCGGCGAGTGGCTTCCACCACGTCGATGGATTCGGTACGACGGCGCACCGGAGGACATGCTTCTCGCAGGGGCGATGGGCCTGCCAGCGTTGTGGCTCTACGACGGGGTGCTCGAACAGGTCGTCCTCGTCGCGCTCGCGGTGTCACTCGCCTACGCGCTCGTCCGAAAACCCATCGTGTATCTGGCAGAGCGCCTCATCCCGCGGGTGCCGACGCGGTATCTAGAGCGGGTGCCAGAACGCTTCATTCGGGATTTTTCGCGGTAA